One genomic segment of Tubulanus polymorphus chromosome 4, tnTubPoly1.2, whole genome shotgun sequence includes these proteins:
- the LOC141903715 gene encoding uncharacterized protein LOC141903715, translated as MADLSLDDYIKRKKFSGFKNRPLPVNKKNGQKSAFKYSPVTVSRQKQQQQGAGVRNIKSKFNAKKLAAKITSTGSIKNRLGAKGKQNGAGGQGKNLNLITKKNIDARVKITNKNLGKMTDARQKILAKTKFADARVKIVNNLAAKKTNKPKIVSPKKQQRPTSAPGGVTIPKITIKNTITSRNTSAPATGRPNLITIQPTTNIGSITRTIPVNRRAQSVLSRTIAGTLNKSKNGASSSIGQISRTVPSATKPSQMGILSRSALRSQPTSGLYSSMTASPAQQTLFSRTIGNNSSTFTDEMDAESYSPKENFVITRPVSQQQTNIASSRGDVVDPGFSPLIRIQNDQYMEPAPAAKQPPLVTTRTHKAAVKELKKPEDEDVVIISPLQGFKVLVTNLHPIVTQDDIMELFSALGPLRKGRLVKKGVAEIVFHTKEHALMSVKKYNNRELDGLPMTVRMVTPINAQIPDDHIEGLAKQIKPSSDLKPLEYMELDMAAVQKALFKVTAARTANTPSPKPVSFTVKI; from the exons ATGGCCGACCTTTCGTTGGATGACTatataaaaagaaagaaattcagCGGTTTTAAGAATAG ACCGCTCCCTGTAAATAAAAAGAATGGGCAAAAATCTGCATTTAAATATTCGCCAGTCACAGTCTCCAGGCaaaagcagcagcagcaaggTGCGGGTGTCCGcaatattaaatcaaaatttaatgCCAAGAAGTTAGCGGCAAAGATTACCTCGACTGGTAGCATTAAAAACCGTCTCGGAGCAAAGGGAAAGCAGAACGGAGCAGGCGGGCAGGGGAAAAACTTGAATTTGATAACGAAAAAGAATATCGACGCGCGTGTAAAAATAACGAATAAAAATCTTGGTAAAATGACCGACGCGCGGCAGAAAATTCTCGCCAAGACGAAATTCGCGGATGCGCGTGTAAAAATCGTAAACAATCTTGCTGCGAAAAAAACGAATAAGCCGAAAATAGTTTCACCGAAAAAACAACAGCGACCGACGTCGGCCCCAGGTGGCGTTACCATTCCGAAAATAACTATTAAGAATACAATAACTTCGAGAAATACAAGTGCACCAGCGACAGGACGACCAAATCTTATTACTATTCAACCTACAACAAATATCGGATCAATCACGAGGACCATACCT GTAAATAGACGAGCACAGAGCGTTCTCTCGCGAACAATCGCCGGTACtttgaataaatcaaaaaatggCGCCTCATCATCGATTGGTCAAATATCACGAACT GTTCCATCGGCAACAAAACCCAGTCAAATGGGTATTTTGAGCAGATCT GCACTTCGTTCGCAGCCGACGTCTGGTCTATACAGCAGCATGACTGCATCACCTGCTCAACAGACTCTATTCAGTAGAACT ATCGGTAATAACAGTTCTACATTCACTGATGAAATGGACGCTGAATCTTATTCACCGAAAGAGAACTTCGTTATCACTCGACCCGTCAGTCAACAACAGACAAAT atcGCTAGTAGTAGGGGTGACGTAGTCGATCCAGGATTTTCACCGTTGATTCGCATACAGAATGATCAGTACATGGAACCTGCTCCCGCCGCGAAGCAACCACCGTTGGTAACAACTAGAACTCATAAAGCTGCCGTAAAGGAATTGAAGAAACCCGAGGATGAG GATGTTGTCATTATCAGCCCGTTGCAAGGATTCAAAGTGCTTGTCACCAATCTACACCCGATCGTAACACAGGATGATATCATG GAGTTGTTCAGCGCGCTGGGTCCGTTGAGGAAAGGACGACTTGTGAAAAAGGGAGTCGCGGAGATCGTGTTCCATACGAAAGAACACGCGTTGATGTCGGTGAAGAAATATAACAATCGCGAGTTAGACGGATTACCGATGACCGTTCGAATGGTCACACCAATTAACGCTCAGATTCCTGACGACCATATCGAAGGATTAGCGAA ACAAATCAAGCCATCGTCCGACTTGAAACCATTAGAATACATGGAGTTAGACATGGCTGCTGTACAGAAGGCATTATTCAAGGTTACAGCAGCGCGAACTGCTAACACACCATCCCCGAAACCAGTGAGCTTTACTGTCAAAATCTAA